CCCGGAGCGAGCGCGCCACGGCGGTCTGGCCGCCCATCGCCGTGCCGAGCAGCCCGATCAGGGTGTAGCGGACCGGGTCGGCGGTGTGCCCGGCCACCGCCGCCAGGACGGTGCTCGCCGCGACGAGCACCGCCTCGGACGCGACCGCCGCCCGGAGCAGCCGCCCCCGGTGGTCGGGCAGCCGCTCGGCGAGGCGGCCGCCGGCCAGGGCGCCGAGCAGGAAGGCGCCGAGGGCGGCGAGCGAGGCGGTCGCCGAGAGGTTGGCGGCGTTGGCCAGGGCGAAGCCGAGGAAGACCACGTTGCCGGTCATGTTGGCGACGAAGACGTGGCCGAGCGTGAGGTAGCTGACCGCGTCCACCACTCCGGTGATGAAGGTGAGCACCAGCAGCATGGGCACGAGCGGCCCGTGCTTGGGGTCGGGTGTAAGCATCGGGCCTCCCGGTCGGGGGTGTGACGGCCCTTCCGTTCTACGTCCTCGGGCGCGCGCGGGACGGCCGTTGTCCTTCGGGTTCGGGATCACGACGGGACGAACGATGCGGACGGGTGACGGGCGGCGAGCCCTCCACCCGTCCGCCGAGGTGCGTCCGGTGGCTCAGCCGGCCATGGCGGTCTGGACGATCTTGATGACCACGAGGATCATCGCGACCAGCAGGTAGGTGCGCAGCGCGCCCATGCCGATCTTGTAGCCGGTGGAGACGACCGGCCGGGCCAGGGTCTCCAGCGGGGGCATCCGCCAGCCGTCGCGGCCGGTGCGGTCGATCGGGTCCTCCTTCGTCGCGGTGCGGTTGCGGAGGAAGGCGTACCCGGCCGCCAGCACACCGAGGACACCGCAGACGGCCATGATCGTGAGGATCGCGTCCGCGCTGATGTCGGGGAAGAGCACGGAGGCGGTCAGGATGATCGACAGGGTGACCAGCACGCCGACCACGGCGGCCGTGAAGGCGTTGGTCCGCGGCCCGTTCACCCAGGGGCCGAGGACGTCCCGGTCGTTGCAGAGCAGGAGCAGGAAGACCGAGGCGGAGGGCAGCAGCACGCCGGCCAGGGTCTGGACGCCCGTGGTGAGCAGGCCGAGCGGCGAGCCGGGGATCAGCACGATGGTGGCGGCCACGGCCACCAGGCCCGCGTAGACGGCGTAGAAGCCCTTGGCGCCTGCGACGCCGCGGTGCAGCGAGTGCTTGATGCCGAACACGTCTCCGATCGCGTAGGCCGTGGAGAGGGAGACGGCGAAGGCGCCGATGATCGAGGCGTCCAGCAGGGCGATGGCGAAGAGCACGCCGGCGGCCTTGCCCGCCTTGTCGGCCAGGCCCCGGGCGACGCCGGCCGCGTCCGTGAACTGCCCGAAGCCGTCGGTGTTCGCGAAGGCGGCGGCGGTGAAGCCCATCATCGCGGCGGCACCGATCACGACGACCGCGATGCCGATCCACAGGTCGATCTTCTCGTACTTCATGAACCGCGGGGTGATGCGCTTGTCGATGACGTACGACTGCTGGAAGAACAGCTGCCACGGGGCGACGGTGGTGCCGACGATGCCGATGATCAGCAGCATCACGGTGGAGAGTTCACCGGTGCCGCCGGGCATGTTCGGGACGACGAAGTCCTCGGCCATGCGGCCGACCGGCGGGTGGATCATGAAGTAGACCGGCACCAGGAGCAGCGAGCCGACGCAGAGGCCGATCGCGACGCGTTCGAAGCGCCGGAACGAGCCGGTGAACGCGGACGCGATGATGATCGCCGCCGCGAGGACGACGGACAGCGCCTTGGGCAGGCCGAGGTAGCCGGCCGCCAGCGTGATGCCGATGAACTCGGTGACCAGCGTCAGCGCGTTCAGCAGGAACAGGTCGATGACGCTGAACGCGCCCCAGAACCTGCCGAAGCGCTCCAGGATCAGGCGGGCGTGGCCGACGCCGGTGACGGCGCCCAGGCGCAGCACCATCTCCTGGTTGACGTACAGGACCGGGACGAGGAGCAGCAGCGTCCACAGCAGGTGGGTGCCGTAGTTCTGGCCGGCCTGGCCGTAGGTGGCGAAGGCGCCGGCGTCGTTGTCGCCGACCATGACGATCAGTCCGGGGCCGATGATCGCGAGCAGCGTCCTGAACCGGGCGGAGAGTCCCTGGCGCGGAGCGTCGTCGTCGAGCCGGATGGTGCCGAGCGCACCCTTGATGTCGCCGAGGTGCGCGTCGTCCAGCACTGCGGTGGGAGCGGCGTGAACTGTCGGGTCCAGGGTCAGGTTGGTCATGATGGAGCCTCCCTCCCCCCTTCCTTGAGGGGGTGTCGGGGGGCACGCAGCAGCGATCCCCCCTGCGGGCGCACGGCGTCGGACCGCACGGCGGCGCGCGGACGGGTCGCGGGGGCGTGCGGGCATGACGATGCGTCGGACGGCTTGCGTCAGGGCGCGGTCGAGCGCGGGACGCAGCGTCGGAGTGAACGCGCAGGAGAGGTTGTTACCGCGTGCCGGAGGTGATCGAGAGCATGCGGGAAGAGGGGCGACTGTGGCCCGGACTACTACAGTCCATGCCTCTCACCTCCTCCCGGCCGGGGGCGCACCGTCTGTGCGCCGCGTCGCGACACGGCAAGGAGCGGACCGGCCCCTGCGGACCGGCACACCCCAACTCGTCAGAGCTTTGGCACTTCACGGCGTGATCCCCGTGCGGGGGAAGCCACTTGGGATCAACCCTTAGGTCGGGAGGATCTGTCCTGAACCTGGGCGTCTCTCGACGTCGTCGGGTCAGTGGCCTGTGTCCGTGAAGACGCCTCACCGAACGAGGTGCCTTTTCAAACCTCGAAGAGCATAGACGCTCCCGGAGTCGGCCCGGGCGGCTTTTCCGCTCATCTTCGACACCTTTGTAGAACCTTGACCGAACACGCGTGTCCTCGACCGCCCGCCCTCGGCCCCGAGGGCGGGCGCGAGTACCCGCGCCGTACGATGGGCGGGTTCCAGCGGGGGTCGGCGAGGGAGAGTTCGGGCAGTGCTGCGCGGGTTCGGCGATCTGGAGGCCGAGATCATGGACCGGCTCTGGTCCTGGGGCCGGCCGGCCACGGTGCGCGAGGTGGTCGACGACCTCCGCCGGCAGCGGCCGGTCGCGTACACCACCGTCACCACGGTCGCGGACATCCTGCACACCAAGGGTTGGCTGCGCCGCGACAAGGTCGGCCGGGCCTGGGTGTACGAGCCGACCTGCACCCGGGAGGCGTACACCGCGCAGCTGATGCACCAGGCGCTGGAGACCACCCCGGACCGCACGGGCGCGCTGCTGCACTTCGTCGACCGGATGAGCGGGGACGAGGCCACTGCGCTGCTGGCCGCGCTGGAGCAGGTGAAGGCCCGGGACGACGGCCGGTGACCCTCGCCCTGCTCGGGCCCCTACCTGGCCGCGCCCGGGTGCACCGGCCGACCGACTCCGAGCCCGCCCGGCGGAACTCCCAACTCGCCTGGCGGGTGCCAGTGTTGGGGCTACCACTGCTGCCGCACCTGTTGGCATGCGCACCGCATCCGTGACCAGCGGCTTTCCGGGCACAGGTTCGCTCACTGACTGCTCGTCAGAACGTCAGCTCGATCGGTTAGCCTGCCCTCGACACCGCAACGTGCGGTGCGAAATGGGGGATTCGATGTCCACGTACACGCGTGTGAAGGCTGCCCGCTGGACCGCGGTGATCGCCGCCGCGGCCGCTTTGGCCCTCACCGGCACCACCGCCCAGGCCGTCGAGGCGGTTTCCGGCACCGAAGGCGTCATCGCGGTCGGCAAGATGAACGCCCAGCCGAGCGTCAGCCCGGACGGCACCAAGGCCTACGTCGTGGTGGCCGAGGCCGACAACACGCTCGTGGTGAAGACGGTCGACACCCAGACCGGTGCGGTCACCGGGCGAGTCGCCCTGGGCGCCACCCAGTTCTACGTCGCCTCGGCGCTCAGCCCGGACGGCTCGCGCCTGTACGTCGTCAACCAGCAGCAGTTCACCGTCGTGGACACCGCCACGCTGAAGGTGCTCACCACGGCCGCCCTGCCCGACCAGTCGCGCCCGGCCGGCTGGAACCCGGGCACGCCCACCGGCGTCACGGTCAGCCCGGACGGCGCCACCGTCTACGTGGCCCAGAACGGCGCGACGGCCTACCGGCAGAACGGGAACGGCCGGGTCGTGGCGTTCTCCGCCGCGCAGCGGGCGTTCACCGGCTCGGTCGAGGTGCCCGCCGTCTACACCGGCAACCTCGCCATCCGGCCGAACGGCCAGGACGCGTACCTCGGCAGCGTCGCCGGGGTCTTCCACCTGAAGACGACCGGCGCCGCACCCACCCTGGTCGCCGCCGTCCCCGGCACCGCCGCCGCGCTCGACTACTCCGTCGCGCTCACTCCGGACGGCACCCGCCTGTTCGCCCTGGGCGGCGGCGCGGCCGGCGCCGGCCAGGCCGACCTGGTCGACCCCGCCACCGACACCGTCACCAAGCACGTCGCCCTGGTCTCCGGCTACGCCGACCTGTCGAACCCGCAGGCCAGCCCGGACGGCACCCGGTTCTACGTCAGCCAGAACAGCTACACCACCGGCCCGTCGGTGCTCTCCGTCGACTCGGCGACGGGTGCCACCGTCGCGGCCGAGACCGTGAGCACCACCGTGGAGCACGTCGACCACCTGGCCGTCGGCCCCGACAGTCACACCCTCTACGTGGGCGGCACCATCGGCAACGCCGCCGACCTGGAGATCGACAACAACTGACCGATCGCGGCGGGCCCGGTCGTTCCGTTCGGAGCGGCCGGGACCGCCGGGCGTCAGGCCGCCCGGAAGGTGCGCCGGTACGCCTGCGGGCTCACGCCGATCGCCGCGTGGAGGTGCTGGCGCAGCGAGGCGCCGGTGCCGAGACCGGCGCGGCGGGCGACGAGGTCGACGGGCCAGTCGGTGGTCTCCAGGTAGTGCCGGGCCAGGTCGGTGCGCTGGGCCGCCAGCCACTGGCCGGGGGTGGTGCCGGTCTCCTCGCGGAAGCGACGCGAGAACGTGCGCACGCTCATGTGGGCGTGGGCGGCGAGGTCGGCGAGGGTGAGCGGTTCGGCGAGGCGTTGCATCGCCCAGGCCTGGGTGGCGGCGGTGCCGGTGCCGCCGGGGTCCGGGACCGGGCGCCGGATGTACTGGGCCTGGCCGCCGTCGCGCCACGGCGGGACGACGCAGGAGCGGGCCACCTCGTTGGCGATCTGGCTGCCGTGGTCGCGGCGCACCAGGTGCAGGCACAGGTCGATGCCGGCGGCGACCCCGGCGGAGGTGAGGATGTCGCCGTCGTCGACGAACAGGACGTCGGGGTCGATCCGGGCCGTGGTGAACATCCGCTGAAGCCGGTCGGCGTCGCGCCAGTGCGTCGTGGCGGGGCGGCCGTCGAGGAGGCCCGCGGCGGCCAGCACGTACGTCGCGGTGCAGAGCCCGACGATGCGCGTGCCCGGGCGGACGGCGGCGAGGGCGGCGCGCAGCGCGTCGGGCAGGCGGCCCTCCTCCCGTATCGGGCCGAGGGCCCCCGAGGGCGGGATGACGACGGTGTCGACGGCGGCCAGCAGGCCGGCGTCCCGGGAGACGCCGATCTCGTAGTCGGCGTCCGTGCGGACCGGACGGCCGTCCAGGCTGCACGTGGCCACGGTGTACAGCGGCGCGCCCGATTCGTCCCGGGCGGCGCCGAAGATCCGGGCGGGGATGCCGAGTTCGAACGGGTAGACGCCGCCGAGGGCCAGAACGCCGACGTGGTGCATGGCCGGATCCTTTCACCCCGTGGCCATCTCGCCACCACCGGGGGCCTGCCCGCTCCGGCAGTCTGACGGCGTGCCCGGGAGGCGGGCACAGTCCGAGCAGAAACGAGTACGTGACCATGCCTCAGAACAGCGCCACCATGCGGATCGTCTCCCAGGAGACCGCCGGAGGCCCCGAGGTCCTGCGGGTCGTCGAGGCGTCGCGCCCGGAGCCGGGCCCGTGCGAGATCCTGGTCCGCGTGCACGCGGCCGGCGTCAACCCGGCCGACTGGAAGACCCGCACGCGCGGCGCCTTCGCCGGCGGGGTGACGCCGCCGTTCACCGTCGGCTGGGACGTCTCGGGTGTGGTGGAGTCGGTCGGCTACGGGGTGACGATCTTCCGGCCCGGCGACGCGGTGTACGGGATGCCCCGCTTCCCGCACCCGGCGAGCGCCTACGCCGAGTACGTCACCGCGCCGGCCCGGCACTTCGCGCCCAAGCCGGAGGGCCTGTCCCACGTCGAGGCCGGCGCGCTGCCGCTGGCGGCGCTCACCGCGTGGCAGGCGCTCATCGACACCGCCGACGTGCGGCCGGGGCAGCGCGTGCTGGTCCACGCCGCCGCCGGCGGGGTCGGCCACCTGGCCGTCCAGATCGCCAAGGCCCACGGCGCCCACGTGATCGGCACCGCGAGCGCCGCCAAGCACGAACTGCTGCGTTCGCTCGGCGCGGACGAGGTCGTCGACTACCGCACGACGGACTTCGCCGAGGCCGTCCGGGACGTCGACGTCGTCCTCGACCCGATCGGCGGCGCCAACTGGGCCGGCTCGCTGCGCACCCTGCGCCCGGGCGGCATCCTCGTCTCGATCGTGCCGCCGACCGAGGACTTCCCGGCCGCCGAGGCGGAGGCGGCCGGGCTCCGGGCGGTGTTCATGCTGGTCGAGCCGGACCAGAAGGGCCTGCGCGAGATCGCCCACCTGGTCGAGACCGGCCGCCTGCGGGTGATCGCCGACCACGTGTTCCCGCTGGCGGAGGCCGCCGAGGCCCACCGCCTCGGCGAGCAGGGCCGCACCACGGGGAAGATCGTCCTGTCCGTCCGTTGACCTCCGGCTCACGTCCGAATAGCCCCGGCTCGGGCAGGGCACGGCGAAGGCGGGCGAGGTCGCACGGGAATGCCGGCCTCATCCGCCTTCTTCTAAAGAACTTAAGAGATGAGGGTGCGAGTTCCCAAGCCCGCCCCCCTTTCGCGCGCGATGGCACTTCTCGCCGCCCGGAGTGCTGAAGAACCGCTAAATCGAGGGAAAGGTCACACCAGCCGCCCCTCCTGTGCGCTCGCGAACGGGCGCTAACCTGCGGTCATGAAGGTCCCGCCCGAAGGGCTCCCCCTCGCCGCCGAGTTCCCGGCCGCGCACCGTGAGCAGTGGCAGCAGCTCGTCGAGGGCGTGCTGCGCAAGTCCGGCGCGCAGCCCGCGGACGCCGCCGCCGCCGAGCAGGCGCTCGCCACCGAGCTTCAGGACGGGCTGCGAGCCCGGCCGTTGTACACCGCTGAGGACACCGCGCCCGAAGCCGGCTACCCCGGCTTCCCGCCGTACCTGCGCGGCGGCCGGCCGCAGGGTTCGGCCGTCGCCGGATGGGACGTCCGCCAGCGGCACGCCGACCCGGACCGTCGGCGGGCCAACGAGGCGGTGCTGGCCGACCTGGAGAACGGCGTCGGCTCGCTCTGGCTGGAGCTGGGCGGGGACGGCCTGCCGATCGCCGCGCTGCCCGAGGCGCTGACCGGGGTGTACCTGGACCTGGCCGCCATCACCCTCGACGCGGGCCCCGAATTCACGGACGCCGCCGAGCAGTTGTTCAAGCTGTACGAGGAGCGCGAGGTCTCCCCGGGCGCCGCCGCCGGCAACCTCGGCGCCGACCCGCTGGGCCTTGAGGCCCGCACCGGCGACGCCGACCGCACCGGCGCGCTGCTCGCCGACGCGACCGCCCTGGCCGCCCGCTGCACCGCCGACTACCCGGGCGTGCGGGCGCTGACCGTGGACGCCCTGCCGTACCACGAGGCCGGCGCCTCGCCCGCGCAGGAGCTCGGCTGCGCGCTGGCCACCGGCGTCGCCTACCTGCGCGCGCTGACCGCCGCCGGGCTCTCGGTGGACGCCGCGCTGGGCCAGCTGGAGTTCCGCTACGCGGCGGACGCCGACCAGTTCCTGACGATCGCCAAGTTCCGTGCCGCGCGCCGCCTCTGGGCCCGCGTCGCCGAGGTGTCGGGCGCCACCGCCGACGCCTCCGCGCAGCGCCAGCACGCCGTCACCTCCCGGGTGATGATGACCGCGCGCGACCCGTGGGTGAACATGCTGCGCACCACCGTCGCCTGCCTGGCGGCCGGGGTGGGCGGCGCCGACGCCGTCACCGTGCTGCCGTTCGACAGCGCGCTCGGCCTGCCCGACGCCTTCGCCCGCCGGATCGCCCGCAACACCCAGTCGATCCTGCTGGAGGAGTCCCACCTGGCCCGGGTGATCGACCCGGCCGGCGGCTCCTGGTACGTCGAGCGGCTGAGCGAGGAGCTGGCGCAGGCCGCCTGGGCCTGGTTCCACGAGATCGAGCGGGCCGGCGGCCAGCAGGCCGCGCTGGGCTCCGGGCTGGTCGGCGAGCGGATCGCCGCGACCTGGGCCGCGCGCTCGGCGAAGCTCGCCAAGCGGCGCGAACCGGTCACCGGCGTCAGCGAGTTCCCGCACCTGGACGAGCAGCCGCTGGTCCGCGAGCCGGCCCCGGCCACACCCGGCGGCGGACTGCCGCAGGTACGCCGCGCCGAGGCGTACGAGGCGCTGCGGGACCGCTCGGACGCGTACCTGGCGGCCACCGGCGCCCGTCCGACGCTGTTCCTGGCGTCGATCGGCACGGCCGCCGCGCACACCGCGCGCACCACCTTCGCCGCCAACCTGTTCCAGGCGGGCGGCATCGCGACCGTGTCCGCCGAGGGTGTCGACCCGGCCGCGTTCGCCGAGGCCTTCACCGCCTCCGGCGCCGAGGTCGCCTGCCTGTGCTCCAGCGACGCGCTGTACGGCGAGCACGCCGAGGCCGTCGCCGCCGCCCTCAAGGCGGCCGGGGCGCAGCGGGTGCTGCTGGCCGGGCGGCCCGGCGAGCAGCGCGCGGCCTTCGAGGCGGCGGGCGTGGACGGGTTCGTGTTCGCGGGCGTCGACGCCGTCGCCACGCTGACGGCCCTGCTGGCCCAGATCACTGGTACGAGCCTCACCGACGAGAGCAAGGTGGCGTGATGATCCCCGACTTCACCGGAATCGGGCTGGACGGCGACGCCGCCCGGGACGTCACCGACACCCAGTGGCATGCCGCCTGGCGGCAGTCCACCGGCAAGGACGTCGACGAGCTGGTCTGGGACACCCCCGAGGGCATCGGCGTCAAGCCGCTGTACACCGCGGCGGACCTGGCCGGCCTGGACTTCCTGGAGACCTACCCGGGCATCGCCCCGTACCTGCGCGGGCCCTACCCGACCATGTACGTCAACCAGCCCTGGACCGTCCGCCAGTACGCGGGCTTCTCCACCGCCGAGGAGTCCAACGCCTTCTACCGCCGCAACCTCGCGGCCGGCCAGAAGGGCCTCTCGGTCGCCTTCGACCTGCCGACCCACCGCGGCTACGACAGCGACCACCCGCGCGTAACCGGCGACGTCGGCATGGCGGGTGTCGCCATCGACTCGATCTACGACATGCGCCAGCTGTTCGACGGCATCCCGCTCGACAAGATGTCGGTGTCGATGACCATGAACGGCGCCGTGCTGCCCGTGCTCGCGCTGTACATCGTCGCGGCCGAGGAGCAGGGCGTACCGCCGGAGAAGCTCGCGGGGACCATCCAGAACGACATCCTCAAGGAGTTCATGGTCCGCAACACCTACATCTACCCGCCGCAGCCCTCGATGCGGATCATCTCGGACATCTTCGCGTACACCTCGCAGAAGATGCCCCGGTACAACTCGATCTCCATCTCCGGCTACCACATCCAGGAGGCCGGTGCCACCGCCGACCTGGAGCTGGCCTACACCCTGGCCGACGGGGTGGAGTACCTGCGCGCGGGCCTGGACGTGGGGCTGGACGTGGACGCCTTCGCGCCGCGGCTGTCGTTCTTCTGGGCGATCGGCATGAACTTCTTCATGGAGGTCGCCAAGCTGCGCGCGGCCCGCCTGCTGTGGGCCAAGCTCGTCAAGCAGTTCGACCCGAAGAACGCCAAGTCGCTGTCGCTGCGCACCCATTCGCAGACCTCCGGCTGGTCGCTCACCGCCCAGGACGTGTTCAACAACGTGACCCGTACGTGTGTGGAGGCGATGGCCGCCACCCAGGGCCACACCCAGTCGCTGCACACCAACGCCCTCGACGAGGCGCTGGCGCTGCCCACCGACTTCTCCGCGCGCATCGCCCGCAACACCCAGCTGCTGCTCCAGCAGGAGTCCGGCACCTGCCGGGTCATCGACCCGTGGGGCGGCTCGGCGTACGTCGAGAAGCTGACGAACGACCTCGCGGCGCGCGCCTGGCAGCACATCCAGGAGGTCGAGGCGGCCGGCGGCATGGCCAAGGCCATCGACGCGGGCATCCCCAAGATGCGCGTCGAGGAGGCCGCGGCCCGCACCCAGGCACGCATCGACTCCGGCCGCCAGCCCGTGATCGGCGTCAACAAGTACCGCGTGGAGAGCGACGAGCAGATCGACGTACTCAAGGTCGACAACTCCTCCGTACGCGCTCGCCAGATCGAGAAGCTGCGCCGCCTGCGCGAGGAGCGCGACGAGGCGGTCTGCCAGGACGCGCTGCACGCGCTGACCCGGGCCGCCGAGGCCGGCCCGCAGCGCGGCGGCTCGCTGGACGGCAACCTGCTGCACCTGGCCGTCAACGCGGCCCGGGCCAAGGCCACCGTCGGCGAGATCTCGGACGCCCTGGAGAAGGTGTACGGCCGCCACTCCGGACAGATCCGTACCATCTCCGGTGTGTACCGAGACGAAGCGGGCCCGTCGGCCTCCCTCCAGCGCACCCGTGACCTGGTCGAGCGGTTCGAGCAGGCCGAGGGCCGGCGGCCGCGCATCCTGGTCGCCAAGATGGGCCAGGACGGCCACGACCGTGGCCAGAAGGTGATCGCCACCGCCTTCGCCGACCTCGGCTTCACCGTCGACGTCGGCCCGCTGTTCCAGACCCCGGCCGAGGTCGCCCGCCAGGCCGTCGAGGCGGACGTGCACATCGTCGGCGTCTCCTCGCTGGCCGCCGGGCACCTCACCCTGGTGCCCGCCCTGCGCGCCGAACTCGCCGAGGCGGGCCGCGAGGACATCACCATCGTGGTCGGCGGGGTGATCCCCCCGCAGGACTTCGACGCGCTGTACGAGGCGGGTGCCGCGGCGGTCTTCGGCCCGGGCACCGTCATCCCGGATGCGGCGCACGACCTGCTGACGACGCTGGCGTCCGACCTCGGCCACGAGCTGTGAGCCGCTGATCCGATGCCACCGAGGACGATCGACCTCGACCAGTACGCGGCCGGTGTGCGGGAGGGCTCGCGCGCGTGGATCGCGCGGGCCGTCACCCTCGTCGAGTCCACCCGACCCGACCACCGCGCGCTCGCGCAGCAGCTGCTCCAGCGGCTGCTGCCGCACGCGGGCGGCGCGGTCCGGGTGGGCATCACCGGCGTGCCCGGTGTCGGCAAGTCGACCTTCATCGACTCCTTCGGCACCATGCTCACGGGGCTGGGCCACCGGGTCGCGGTGCTGGCCGTCGACCCGACGTCCAGCCGTACCGGCGGCTCCATCCTGGGTGACAAGACCCGGATGGAGCGCCTGGCCGTCGACCCTCAGGCCTTCGTCCGCCCCTCCCCCACCTCCGGCACGCTCGGCGGAGTCGCCAAGGCCACCCGGGAGTCGATGGTCGTCATGGAGGCGGCCGGCTACGACGTCGTGCTGATCGAGACGGTGGGCGTCGGCCAGTCCGAGACGGCGGTGGCCGGGATGGTCGACACCTTCCTGCTGCTCAGCCTGGCGCGCACCGGCGACCAGTTGCAGGGCATCAAGAAGGGCGTGCTGGAGCTCGCCGACGTCATAGCCGTGAACAAGGCGGACGGCCCGCACGAGACCGACGCCAAGGCGGCGGCACGCGAACTCGCGGGCGCGCTACGGCTGTTGCAGGCCCCGGACGCCGCGTGGACGCCACCGGTGCTCACGTGCAGCGGGCGGGAGGGGCTTGGGCTCGACGTGCTGTGGGAGCGT
The nucleotide sequence above comes from Streptomyces kaniharaensis. Encoded proteins:
- the meaB gene encoding methylmalonyl Co-A mutase-associated GTPase MeaB, which encodes MPPRTIDLDQYAAGVREGSRAWIARAVTLVESTRPDHRALAQQLLQRLLPHAGGAVRVGITGVPGVGKSTFIDSFGTMLTGLGHRVAVLAVDPTSSRTGGSILGDKTRMERLAVDPQAFVRPSPTSGTLGGVAKATRESMVVMEAAGYDVVLIETVGVGQSETAVAGMVDTFLLLSLARTGDQLQGIKKGVLELADVIAVNKADGPHETDAKAAARELAGALRLLQAPDAAWTPPVLTCSGREGLGLDVLWERLQQHRKVLDATGALAARRREQQVEWTWAMVHDQLFARLHEHPEVRSLTPELERQVRDGSLPAGLAAQQILDAFFG